In Crateriforma spongiae, a single window of DNA contains:
- a CDS encoding response regulator, producing the protein MKTPLRIVIADDEDDIRSCFGRLLRKLGYCVVGEASDGQQLVHESHRTTPDLIITDVRMPNKSGLDAALEINQQQAIPVIFMSSYEEVAGQTIEFAVDFLLKPVDVPQLQQAICKAFPDRCNPH; encoded by the coding sequence ATGAAAACGCCCCTGCGAATCGTAATCGCCGATGACGAGGACGACATCCGATCGTGCTTTGGCCGGTTGCTGCGAAAGCTGGGCTACTGTGTCGTCGGTGAAGCGTCGGACGGCCAGCAATTGGTGCACGAAAGCCATCGGACCACGCCCGATTTGATCATCACCGACGTCCGGATGCCGAACAAGTCGGGGCTGGATGCTGCACTGGAAATCAATCAACAGCAAGCCATTCCGGTCATTTTCATGTCCAGCTATGAAGAAGTTGCCGGACAGACGATCGAATTCGCCGTGGACTTTCTGTTGAAGCCCGTGGACGTTCCCCAACTGCAGCAAGCCATCTGCAAAGCATTCCCCGACCGTTGTAATCCCCACTGA
- a CDS encoding ATP-binding protein has protein sequence MLAQHERIERDLRGQTRVLKRLAEGASLDEILHTLVEVAEESRPEMIGSVLLLDSDGRLRNGASLRLPDEYIKAVDGVIPAADMGSCGTAAYLKRRVVVEDIATDPLWKMARNAALKASLRACWSEPIISTTGDVLGTFAMYYREPRKPSESDLDFVSSMGSLAALAIERVRHQNAVERERAVLTAIVNGIPDALVMTGLDRRITHFGGSAEKLFGYTADEVLGQTTELLYASSDDYKRMGDEHFNTISMTTTDATELIWRRKSGETFPGEIVGAVIRDEQGSPFAFLGLIRDITERKIAEERLAESQLKLVQSERLAAMGQMVSAIAHESRNALQRIQVGIDVLGYEIKSGTEAGDDLERISRAKDDLLKLHDGLRNFAGQIRLQRSTANLADAWRLAWGNLNVLRQGRDATLVENADGVDLECPHDAFRIEQVFRNLFENSLAATEDPVTIDITATKQIVDGRDAIVVTVRDNGPGLTAEQREKVFDAFFSTKPKGTGLGMAIALRFMQAHGGTIQIGQSRCDGAEFLLTFPKPADENAPANRNRR, from the coding sequence ATGCTTGCACAACACGAGCGGATTGAACGCGACCTGCGGGGGCAAACCCGCGTGCTGAAACGTTTGGCCGAAGGGGCTTCGCTGGACGAAATCTTGCACACTTTGGTGGAGGTGGCCGAGGAATCACGACCGGAAATGATCGGTTCTGTGTTGTTGTTGGATTCCGACGGTCGGTTGCGCAACGGTGCGTCGCTGCGTTTGCCGGACGAATACATCAAAGCGGTCGACGGCGTGATTCCAGCAGCTGACATGGGATCCTGTGGAACCGCCGCGTATCTGAAACGACGTGTCGTCGTCGAAGACATCGCAACCGACCCGTTGTGGAAAATGGCCCGCAACGCGGCGCTGAAAGCTTCGTTGCGTGCTTGTTGGTCCGAACCCATCATCAGCACCACGGGTGATGTGTTGGGAACGTTTGCGATGTATTACCGCGAGCCACGGAAACCGAGTGAAAGCGACCTGGATTTTGTTTCCAGTATGGGCAGCCTGGCCGCGCTTGCCATTGAACGCGTGCGTCACCAGAACGCAGTCGAACGCGAGCGTGCGGTCCTGACAGCAATCGTCAACGGGATCCCCGATGCTCTGGTCATGACGGGGCTGGACCGACGCATCACACACTTCGGTGGATCGGCGGAAAAGCTTTTCGGCTACACCGCGGACGAAGTCTTGGGCCAAACCACCGAATTGCTGTATGCCAGTTCCGACGACTACAAACGGATGGGTGACGAACACTTCAACACGATCTCCATGACGACGACTGATGCAACCGAGTTGATCTGGCGACGCAAGTCCGGCGAAACGTTCCCGGGGGAAATCGTGGGCGCGGTGATTCGTGATGAACAGGGTTCACCGTTTGCTTTTCTGGGATTGATTCGTGACATCACTGAACGCAAGATTGCCGAGGAACGTTTGGCCGAAAGCCAGTTGAAGCTGGTTCAATCCGAACGACTGGCCGCGATGGGACAGATGGTTTCGGCGATCGCACATGAAAGCCGAAACGCGTTGCAGCGGATCCAAGTCGGCATTGACGTCCTGGGATATGAAATCAAGTCCGGAACGGAAGCCGGTGATGACCTGGAGCGAATCAGTCGCGCCAAAGACGACCTGCTGAAGCTGCATGATGGCCTGCGTAACTTTGCAGGACAAATTCGACTTCAACGATCGACCGCGAATTTGGCAGATGCTTGGCGTTTGGCCTGGGGCAATTTGAACGTTCTGCGACAAGGGCGTGACGCCACACTGGTTGAAAACGCTGACGGCGTCGACTTGGAATGCCCGCACGATGCGTTTCGTATCGAACAAGTGTTTCGAAACTTATTCGAAAACTCGCTGGCCGCGACGGAAGATCCTGTGACCATCGACATCACGGCCACCAAACAGATCGTGGATGGTCGCGACGCGATCGTGGTGACGGTGCGTGACAATGGTCCGGGCCTGACGGCAGAACAACGTGAAAAGGTTTTTGACGCTTTTTTCTCCACCAAACCCAAAGGCACCGGATTGGGCATGGCCATTGCTTTGCGTTTCATGCAAGCTCATGGTGGCACGATCCAAATCGGGCAATCCCGGTGTGACGGAGCCGAATTCTTGTTGACATTTCCCAAGCCCGCTGATGAAAACGCCCCTGCGAATCGTAATCGCCGATGA
- a CDS encoding sigma-54-dependent transcriptional regulator, whose protein sequence is MSNDQLQILFVDDDPDFASACVRWFEKSGHSVVHAASGQDGVSESQKRDFDIAILDWNLPGLSGLELVQRMRDTSVDTEIIVLTGEGTIENAVESMRRGVFDFLSKPFPMAELERRCQVASEARRLRKENAQLREVIDRSKSPAVQMVGESEKMKKVFRLIDRVAPTDKPVLIQGESGTGKELVAQAIHQNSTRGDRPLVTVNCAALPEQLVESELFGHEKGSFTGATAAKPGLFEVADRSTLFIDEIGELPLMLQPKLLRVLEDGSMRRVGSEKERRVDVRIIAATNRNLKDEVEAGRFREDLYYRINVLAIDLPALRDRGSDVETMVEQFLGDQHELHPQARSALLSYDWPGNVRQLINTIERAKVLTDDEITIDDLPDEVAADESAVGEESGIQEGTLMRLQRQHIIEVLQQENGNKSAAARVLGIERRKLYRMMKQHGIDG, encoded by the coding sequence ATGAGCAACGACCAACTTCAGATCTTATTCGTCGATGACGATCCCGATTTCGCCAGTGCATGCGTACGTTGGTTCGAAAAAAGCGGTCACTCGGTCGTTCATGCGGCGAGCGGCCAAGACGGCGTCAGCGAAAGCCAGAAACGCGATTTTGATATCGCAATTCTAGATTGGAATCTTCCAGGTCTAAGCGGTCTGGAATTGGTCCAGCGGATGCGCGACACCAGCGTCGACACGGAAATCATCGTGCTGACCGGCGAAGGCACCATCGAGAATGCGGTGGAATCCATGCGTCGTGGCGTCTTCGATTTTCTGTCAAAGCCCTTCCCAATGGCCGAACTGGAACGGCGTTGCCAAGTCGCATCGGAAGCCCGGCGGCTGCGCAAAGAAAACGCCCAGCTGCGCGAAGTCATCGATCGATCCAAAAGCCCGGCCGTCCAAATGGTCGGCGAATCGGAAAAGATGAAAAAGGTCTTTCGTTTGATCGATCGTGTCGCCCCCACCGACAAGCCCGTGTTGATCCAAGGCGAAAGTGGGACCGGAAAAGAACTGGTCGCCCAAGCGATTCATCAAAACAGCACGCGTGGTGACCGCCCTTTGGTGACAGTGAACTGTGCGGCTTTGCCCGAACAGTTGGTCGAGAGTGAATTGTTCGGTCACGAAAAAGGATCGTTCACCGGTGCGACCGCGGCCAAACCGGGGCTGTTCGAAGTCGCCGATCGCAGCACCCTGTTCATCGACGAAATCGGCGAACTGCCGTTGATGCTGCAACCGAAACTGTTACGTGTGTTGGAGGATGGTTCGATGCGGCGCGTTGGATCCGAAAAGGAACGACGTGTCGATGTTCGGATCATTGCCGCGACGAATCGAAATCTGAAAGATGAGGTCGAAGCGGGACGTTTCCGCGAAGACTTGTACTATCGGATCAACGTTTTGGCGATCGACTTGCCTGCCCTGCGTGATCGTGGCTCCGACGTCGAAACGATGGTCGAACAATTCCTGGGAGACCAGCACGAATTGCACCCGCAAGCACGATCGGCATTGCTGTCCTATGATTGGCCGGGGAACGTTCGCCAATTGATCAACACCATTGAACGTGCCAAAGTGTTGACCGACGACGAGATCACGATCGATGATCTGCCCGATGAAGTTGCCGCGGACGAGTCGGCCGTCGGCGAAGAATCTGGCATTCAGGAAGGAACCTTGATGCGTCTGCAACGTCAACACATCATTGAAGTCCTGCAGCAAGAGAATGGCAACAAATCAGCCGCCGCTCGGGTTTTGGGAATCGAACGCCGCAAGCTGTACCGAATGATGAAGCAGCACGGCATTGACGGCTGA